The following are from one region of the Salminus brasiliensis chromosome 14, fSalBra1.hap2, whole genome shotgun sequence genome:
- the armc1l gene encoding armadillo repeat containing 1, like — MMDALSVVSQLRDLASEPQNREAIVQDQGCLPGLVLFLDHKDTQVVFATLQTLRYLAESSQNVNSMKNELGMMVTLEALMENTALNSDITDLTKEVHSVLSATETFRTPEQPRRKNKPQFFINSSNKKAKSVTLHIQGLDGTDQRGVCEEALLKVKGVISFTFQMALKRCTVRVRADLPTESLASAIASTKVLSAQQVVKNESGEEVLVPLNTTGRQIEENSQLPDYLPEDESPEKELDRAVSRTTAKQESSGSWLNTAASFLTKTFYW; from the exons ATGATGGATGCGTTGTCGGTGGTGTCTCAGCTGCGGGATCTTGCGTCTGAGCCTCAGAATCGAGAGGCTATTGTCCAGGACCAGGGATGTTTACCAGGCCTTGTGCTATTTCTAGACCACAAAGACACTCAAGTAGTTTTTGCCACTCTCCAG ACCCTGAGGTATCTGGCAGAATCATCTCAAAACGTTAACAGCATGAAGAACGAGCTCGGCATGATGGTGACTCTGGAGGCACTGATGGAAAA CACAGCATTAAATAGCGACATAACAGATCTCACTAAAGAGGTGCACAGTGTGTTGAGTGCCACAGAGACCTTCAGAACTCCAGAGCAGCCAAGAAGGAAGAATAAACCTCAGTTCTTCATCAACAGCTCCAATAAAAAAGCCAAATCAGTCACTCTGCACATACAGGGTTTGGATGggact GATCAGcgaggtgtgtgtgaggaggcTCTTTTGAAGGTTAAAGGAGTGATTAGTTTCACATTCCAGATGGCTCTGAAGAGATGCACAGTGCGTGTGCGTGCAGATCTGCCCACTGAG AGTCTGGCTTCAGCCATTGCTTCGACGAAAGTGCTTTCAGCTCAGCAAGTGGTGAAGAATGAAAGTGGTGAGGAG GTTCTCGTCCCACTCAACACTACAGGCAGGCAGATAGAGGAGAATTCCCAGCTTCCAGATTATCTGCCAGAAGATGAAAGCCCAGAAAAGGAGCTTGACCGTGCTGTCTCTCGCACTACAGCCAAACAGGAGTCCAGTGGAAGCTGGTTAAACACAGCTGCTAGTTTTCTTACTAAAACCTTCTACTGGTGA